The stretch of DNA GGAACAGGAAAGACATTATTAGCCAGAGCTGTCGCCGGCGAAGCTAAAGTACCTTTCTTCTCGTTATCAGGTTCGGATTTTGTTGAAATGTTTGTTGGTGTTGGTGCCTCTCGTGTACGAGACTTGTTTAAGCAAGCCAAAGAAAAATCACCCTCAATAATTTTTATAGATGAAATAGATGCTATTGGCCGTGCTAGGGGTAAAAATGCCATGTCTGGAAGTAACGATGAACGTGAAAACACACTCAATCAACTATTAACAGAGATGGACGGTTTTGGTACAAATACAAATGTTATTGTAATTGCTGCTACCAACAGAGCTGACATTTTAGATAAAGCTTTAATGCGTGCCGGACGTTTTGATAGACAAATTTTTGTTGATTTACCAGATATCCGTGAACGTAAAGAAATTTTTGAAGTGCATTTAAGGCCTTTAAAAAAAGCCAAAGATTTAGACACTGATTTCCTTTCAAAACAAACACCTGGATTCTCTGGAGCAGATATTGCTAATGTTTGCAATGAAGCTGCTTTAATTGCTGCTAGAAATGGTAAAAAAGCAGTTGATAAACAAGATTTTCTTGATGCTGTAGATAGGATTATTGGTGGATTAGAAAAGAAGAATAAAATAATAACGCCAAGTGAGAAAAAAGCGGTTGCCTATCACGAAGCTGGTCATGCCACCGTAAGTTGGATGCTTGAACATGCTGCGCCTTTGGTAAAAGTAACTATTGTTCCTCGTGGCCGCTCGTTAGGTGCTGCATGGTATTTACCAGAGGAACGTTTAATTGTTCGACCAGAACAAATGCTAGATGAAATGTGTGCTGCTCTTGGTGGTCGTGCTGCTGAAAAAGTAATTTTTGATAAAATATCTACTGGAGCACTTAGTGATTTAGAAAAAGTAACTAAGCAAGCTAGAGCCATGGTTACCATATATGGGTTAAGTGACAAAATTGGAAACTTAACTTATTACGATTCTGGACAAAGCGAGTATGGCTTTACAAAACCTTATAGCGAACAAACGGCAGAATTGATTGACAAAGAAATTTCCGATATTATTGAAAAACAATATCAGCGAGCAATCAAATTACTTGAAGACAATAAAGACAAGTTAACAGATCTTGCTGAAGTGCTTCTTGAAAAAGAGGTCATCTTCAAAGATAATCTTGAAAAAATATTTGGAAAACGTGCTTTTGAAAAAGAAGAGCGTGAAAACTTAGACAAATAGCCTGATAAGCGCATAATTTTGTTAAGCTTTTAGTAAAAATCTTAAATTAATCGTATGGTTAATTTAAGATTTTTTATATTTGATAAACCTCAAAAAGAATTCTGTTAATAGCAACCACTTAAATGAGTCTTTTTAGAAAAATTTTTGGTTCCAAATCTGAACGTTCAGGAGAAGAACTAAAATCTGACGATAGAGGCAAATATATGCCAGAAATAAAACTACCAATAGACGAAAGGTTTACCATAAACTTTAAAGCTAATGGTGGCAAGTTTTTGTATTGTGAAAATTTAAACGAAATATTCTTCAATTTAGAACATATTATTGAAGAAAATAATTGGAAGAAAAAAAAGACCTTGTTATTTGATGAGAATTTAAAAGATAAATTTATAAACTCTAATTTAAAGTCTACAAATAAAATAAGTGAAGCAACTTTTTTTTTAACAACCTGCGAAAATCTCATTGCTAATGATGGGTCATTACTGATATCTTCAAAGCAAATTTTCGAAAAGAAACTTCCTGAATTGCCCGTAAATTTTATTGTATTTGCAACTACGAGTCAAATTGTTGAAAATATTGGAGAAGGTTTACGTGGTATAAAATCTAAAAACAGACAAAAAATCCCAACTAATATAACAACCATAAAACATTTTAAATCTGGTGACGAAAAAGATTTTCTTAGCTATGGAAGTAGTGCAAAAAATCTATACCTACTACTCTTAGAAGATTTATAGAATGAAAGAAATTCTTATTCGATCACTTTCTGGGCTACTTTATGTCTCGCTATTAATTATATGCCTGAATTACGAGCAACTATTAATAGCTCTTTTTTTTGTTTTTGGCTTGGTCTGTATGGGTGAGTTTAAAAAACTCATTCAGCTTAAAAGCTATATCCCTTATCTGATTTTTATTATACTTTATGCCGTTTTTGGGTATTGGCAATCAGTACTAAATACCGATACAGGATTAGATGAAGCTACTCAAATACTTATGGTACTTACTATTTTTGTTGAGTTATTTTTAATAAAAGATTTGTTTTCAGAAAAAACAATTCCACTTTTTGCTTCGAAGCGATTTATTCTCACAACATTTTATTTATCAAGCGCTTTTGTATTCTTAATTTTGATAGTTAATTACCATAAAAACTATGATCCAAGCATATTATTAGGGTCTTTTATTTTAGTTTGGGTGAATGACTCATTTGCTTATTTAGTTGGTAAAAATTTTGGAAAGCAAAAGCTTTTTGAAAAGATCTCACCTAAAAAAACTGTAGAAGGTTTTCTTGGCGGTTTATTCTTTTCGTGTGTAGCAAGTTATTTTATTGCTACCTTTACAGAACTTTTAGGATTTACAAGTTGGCTAATTCTAAGTATTATTATTAGTGTATTTGGAACTTTAGGGGACTTAATTGAGTCTAAATTTAAAAGACAAGCTAATGTTAAAGATAGCGGTGTAATTATGCCTGGTCATGGTGGATTATTAGATCGATTAGACAGCATTATTTTTGCAGCCCCGTTTATATATTTATTTTTAAGAATTTTACAATATGTTTCATAAAGAAGGCCATAAAATTATACTTATAACTTTTATATTTATTATTGCATCCTTTTTATTGGTTGACAATTTTATTGAAATTGAATGGTTAAGGGCGCTTATTCTTATTGCTTTGTTAGTATTTTTAATACTCATCCTTCAGTTTTTTAGAAACCCTAAACGCAATACTTTACCCAATGACAAACAAGTGGTTTCCCCTGTTGATGGAAAGGTTGTTGTGATAGAAGAAGTGTTCGAAAAAGAATATTTTAAAGAAAAACGTTTGCAAGTAAGTGTATTTATGTCTCCAATAAATGTACATGTTACGCGTTATCCAATTGGAGGTAGTGTTATTTTTAGCAAATATCATCCAGGTAAATACTTAGTAGCTTGGCATCCTAAAGCAAGTGAAGAAAATGAACGCTCCACAGTTGTTGTAGAAAATGAGACTTATGGTAAAGTTCTATATAGGCAAATTGCTGGAGCTTTAGCAAAACGTATTGTAAACTATGCTAAGCTAAATGATAAGGCTATACAAGGTGCAGACTCTGGCTTTATTAAATTTGGCTCTAGAGTTGATTTGTATTTGCCTTTAGATACAAAAGTAAAAGTACAGCTTAATCAAAAAGTTCGTGGTGGAGAAAGTGTTATTGCCGAAGTTTAATGACCGATAAAGATTTAGACATAGAGTTTCAAAATGCTGTTAACAGAGTAAATGCGTATACCGAGCCTTTTCCTGCAGATACGCTTTTAAAGCTTTATGCATACTACAAAAAAGCTACCAATGACTATGGTAGACCAAAAAGCAAAAAACCCATAATTAATGCCTTTAAAACCAATGCGCTATTTCAAGCTAAGAATATTAGTGAGGATGAGGCTAAACGCATGTACATAGACTTAGTAAATAATTATTTTTTATATAGAAAATAAAGAATATCAGAAGGCGAAAACCTCATACATAAAACTTATTATTTTCCCTAAACGGATTCCTGCCTTACTGAAACAAGTTCAGCATAAATCGCAGGAATGACAAAACAAAAAACCCATCAACATATTGTTGATGGGTTTTCTTAATGAAGAAAAATAAAATAGTTTGAGTTAACTTATTTCTTCTTCTTTTCTTCTAGTTTTTGAACTGAGTCGTACATGATCGGCGTTGCAATAAACAGAGATGAATACGTCCCTACTATAACTCCTACTATTAAGGCAAACATAAAACCTCTAATTGAATCTCCACCAAAAATAAAGATGGCTAATAACACCACTAAAGTGGTTAGTGAGGTATTTAATGTTCTACTTAATGTACTACTAAGCGATACATTTACAACGCGATTAAATTCCCAATTACCATGGTCATTAAAGAATTCACGGATTCTATCAAACACGACCACTGTATCATTTAATGAATAACCAATAACTGTTAAAATAGCCGCAATAAACGCTTGGTCTATTTCCATATTAAATGGCATAAATTTATATGTTAAAGAGAAGATTCCTAATACAATTAATACATCATGGAATACTGCCGCAACTGCTCCTAAAGAGAATTGCCATCTTTTAAAACGAATTAAAATATAAAGGAACACTACTATTAAAGACCCTAAAATCGCCCAGAATGATGCTTGTTTGATATCATCAGCAATAGTTGGGCTCACTTTGTAGTATTTCATTAAACCAATTGTTTTAGTATCTGAATCACTAATAAAATCTTCATAAGACATCCCTTCTAAATACGGTTGTAATGCATCAAATAATGATTTTCTAATAGCTTCATCAACTTCGGCACCAGTCTCATTTACTTTATACTTCGTTGTAATTTTTAACTGATTTGCATCACCAAAAGTTTTAGCATCTGCACTATTGAAAACCTCCGGTTTTGATAATACGCTTGTAATTTCCGAAGCACTAACATCTTGAGCAAAACGCACTTGATATGTTCTACCTCCTACAAAATCCACACCTTGATCTAAACTGTTAGTAAACAAAGATCCTAAACTCAACAAAATAAAAGCACCAGAAATCATATAAGCGATTTTACGTTTCTGTAAAAACTCAATATTTATATTTCTGAAAAGGTTTTTTGTAATAGCAGTAGAAAAATCTAATTTACCACCTTTATTGGCATACCAATCAACTAACAATCTAGTAATAAATATAGCTGTAAATAAAGAGGTTCCTATACCTATTAATAAAGTAGTGGCAAACCCTTTAATTGGTCCAGTACCGAATATAAATAAAATTAAGGCCGTTAAACCAGTCGTAATATTTGCATCTAAAATAGAAGATAAAGCATTACTAAAACCATCTTTAATAGCTTCTTTTTGCCCTTTTCCTTTAGTTAATTCTTCTCGAATACGTTCAAATATAAGTACGTTCGCATCCACCGACATACCTATTGTTAATACGATACCAGCAATACCTGGCAATGTTAATACGGCTCCTAATCCTGATAAAACACCAAAGATTAATAAAATGTTTAACAACATGGCAGCATCAGCAAAACCACCTACTTTACCATAATAAAACACCATCCACACTAACACTAATGCTAATGCTATTAAGAATGACATGGTACCACTATCAATGGCTTCTTGTCCAAGTGATGGCCCAACGACTTCACTTTGAATAATATCAGCCGATGCCGGTAATTTCCCTGCACGTAATACGTTTGCTAAATCGACCGCTTCATTTAATGTGAAATTTCCAGAAATTGAAGAATTTCCTCCTGCAATAGGCCCAGTTGTAACACCTGGTGCAGAATATACGATATCATCTAAGACAATAGCTATTTGACTTTGCTGAGCATATGCTTTACCGGTCATGTCTTCCCAAATCTTAGCGCCTTTTGCATTCATCTGCATAGAAACTTCAGATCTATTAGCAGCGTCAAACTGATTACGAGCATCAACAATAACTGAACCACTTAACGGAGGTGTATTATCTCTATTTCCTACTAAAGCATATAAATCTATTATCTCTCCATCTTTTTCCGGTTTCCCAAAAACAAATTTGGCATAACGTTGTTCGGCTGGTAATAACTCTCTTACTTCTGGTCTGTTTAAATAATCAAGAAGTATTGCTTTATCTTTAAGCTCAAATCTTCCAATGACAGGACCACCTTGGTAACCTTGCCCTCTAAATAAGTCGAAAATAGGGTTATTTTCAGTCTCAACCGCCGTAGAATCTGTTGTTGCATCTCCTAAAAGATCATCAATAGTATCATCTTCAGTACTTTCTCCATCTTGAGGTTCTTGCTCCTCTTCGGTTACTTCAGGTTTAACAGATTCTTTTAAAAGTTCGTTTGCTTGTGCTAAAAAGTTAAAGAATTGCTCACCTTTATAAGCATCCCAAAATTCCAGCTGAGCTGTGTTTTGTAATAATTTTAAAGCACGCTCTTTATCTTTAACCCCTGGTAGTTCAACTAAAATACGACCTGAATTACCAAGACGTTGAATAGTAGGTTGTGTGACACCAAATTCATCAATACGCTTACGCAATACTTCAAAAGCTGAAACAATAGATTCATCTACTTTTCTCTCTATAACTTGTTTAGCCTCATCATCAGACATATTACTATTAATTTCACCATCTAAATCCTTTGTGTAAAAAATATCTGGTGATGCTAATTTTGTATCTCCTTTAACAGCATCAAAAGCTCTGAAAAAAGATTCCAAATAAGATTCTTGCGCATCTTTTTGAAGCTCTTCTGCATCATCTAAAGCTTTATTAAATGCCGGGTCTTTACTTTTATTTGCCAATCCTTCTAAAATATCTCTTACAGATATTTGCAAAGTCACACTAACTCCTCCTTTAAGGTCTAAACCCAGTGGCATCGCTTTTTCTTTCACTTCATTATAAGTGAATTTAGAAATACCAAGGTTAAAAACGGTATCTGTCGCAATAGACTCTAAATAATTAACTTCCTCCTGACTTCTTTTCGCGCGATAATCAGCTTCCGTTTCTGGAATTTTATTGATTGCGATCTCCTCCGCATTACTTTCTATTCGATTTGCTTTAAATGTAAACGATAATTGGTAAATACTTACCAATCCGAACAAAACTGCAAATAGTTTTACTAATCCTTTATTTTGCATTCTTCTATTATTTTTTTGTCAAATTTTTTAAAACGAGCAAATTCATGGTTTACCTTATGATTTGACAATTATTTTTTATGGTACAAATAAGACGTTTTTTAGCTTTTTAAAATACATGATGAAAGCCCATCTTATTATATTTTTTTGATTTTTGGAAAATGCTTTTTAAAATTCTATGTTTCTTTTCCAAAGGCATTAAGACATACCTTTATATGAAAAGTAAAAAGCATTATTTAAGGTTAAGAATTCCCGTAAGCAGCTGGTCCAGCTCTAACATCAGGAACATTATGTGACATATTATCTATTGTAATTGCAATATGTCTACGTACTTTATAAGCTATTTTAACAATTCTATCTTCTTCGCTAGTATTTAGTTTACCTATATATAAATTAGGATTGGAAAATCGATCGTATTCGTGTTTTAACTCTGCAATGTATGTTCCATTTAAGTCAGATTCAGCATCTGTACCATTTTGGATTTCATATACATCTAGGTTATAACCATTTTTGTTTTCGTTAGAAGGAAACTTGGAGTGTTCTTCATCCTTATTAGAAAAAGCGTAATCAAGTTCTAGTTTTTTTTCTTCAGAAGAAAATATTTTTTTTATGCTGGCTACATCGACATCACTGTAATACGTGATTTTAAGTCTTCCATCTTCTTTCTTTCCTACTTGAATATTATCTATTCCTAAAGTTAGCAATTGCTTTTTTACAACAGCAATGGCATCTTGAACTTCGTCTGATGTAACTTCATCATAGATAAACTCCATGACAATTTCCTGATTCGGTACAGAAATTTGTTTCTGGCAAACACCTAATAAAGTGAGGGCAATAACTAAAGTACTAAAGTACCATTTCGCTTTCATGCGTGTTTATCTATTGTTTTTAATGGTCATGTAACATCCATATAATCTTTTTACCAAATATAGATATGTTTTCAAGCCTCAAATATAAAGAAATAAAGACTGTATTTCTACAGTCTTTATATAAATATCTATTTTATGCAATAAATTGTTATACTTCCACTTCTAATAATGCATTTGTTTTTCTAACACCTTCAGCACTAGTTTGCATATGCGCTTTTTCAGCATCGCTAAGTGGAACATCAACAATACTTTCAATACCGTTTCTACCTAAAATAACAGGTACACCGATACAAATATCATTTAGACCATATTCTCCTTCTAAGAATGTAGAACAAGGGAACATTTTTTTCTGGTCGCAAGCAATGGCTTGTACTAACCCGCTTACCGCCGCTCCCGGTGCATACCAAGCAGAAGTTCCTAATAATTTAGTAAGTGTAGCACCGCCAACTTTAGTATCTTCTTTTACTTGATTTAATCTGTCTTCACTTAAAAACTCAGACACCTTGATACTGTTCCTGGTTGCCTGACTTGTTAATGGCACCATACCCGTATCACTATGCCCACCTATTACCATACCGTCAACATCACTAATAGGAGCTCCTAAAGCTTCAGCTAATCTATATTTAAATCGAGCAGAATCTAAAGCACCACCCATACCAATAATTCTATTCTTAGGTAAGTTGGTTGATTTATGTGCTAGATAAGTCATCGTGTCCATTGGATTACTAACTACTATAAGAATAGTATTTGGAGAATGCTCAATTAAACTTGATGATACTGATTTCACAATACCAGCATTAATGCCTATTAATTCTTCACGTGTCATTCCTGGTTTACGAGGAATTCCAGAAGTAATTACACAAATATCACTATTTGCAGTTTTACTATAATCGTTTGTAATACCGGTTATTTTAGTATCAAAACCATTTAATGATGCACATTGCATTAAATCCATAGCTTTTCCTTCTGCATAACCTTCTTTAATGTCTAATAAAACGACTTCTGAAGCAAAATCTTTAATAGCAATATACTCCGCACAACTTGCGCCTACTGCTCCTGCTCCTACAACTGTTACTTTCATGTATTTATAATTTTTTATTGTTATTGGTAACTCCTAAATTATTTCTTTTTTAATGAAATTTTCTTGACACAAATCTCACAATATAAAAGCCTAAATTATATGATTTTAGTCATGCAAAATTACAAATTTATATACTCTAAATAAAAAAAAGTACAAGATTAAATCCTGTACTTTTTAAACTATAACAAAATATAAACTAATTAAAATTAAACGTCTTTATTTTTGAATTTTTATCTAAAACTAAATGCCATTCCTGCAGATAATGTATTATACTCTTGTAATGTATAGTCTGCAAAAAGTTTAAAGAAACCAAGACTTAATCTTATTCCAAGCGTTGTTCTAAAACCACTAGCATCAAAATCTAAGTTTAAAGGATCTGTAACTGTTTCTGTAATGGTTGGTCCTGATACTACAGGGGTATATTGCAAATTGTATGATCCTAACATTTTTAGCGTTGAACTACCTCCACTGTATCCTAAGCCTCCATAAACATTGATAATTGGAAAGTTTAACGATCCTATGGCTTGTACTGTAAATGCATTTAATTTAAATTCTGCATTTTGATTCTGACCAGATATAGCGTTACCGTCGATACTATAATTTACATCCATAGACGTATATGCTGCTAATACAGAAACGTGTAATGGTAATTTATCTACTGGGCCAAAAATACTTGTTATTTCTTTTTTAAGCCCAACTCCAAATAATTTCCCTTTTGCATCGTCACTCCCAACTTCTGGAACTAAACGTAACATCACATCAAATTTATAAGGTAATCCTACACCTAATTGCAAGGCTGGAGTTGGTACTGCTCCCAAAGGTAAATCGTCACTTATACCAGATGGCATTTCAAAAGAAGCCGTTACAGCCTGTCCTTGAACGGTTGCATTTACATCCAACATAACACCATCTCCTTTACCTGCTACTGTTGGGTTTATAGAAGATCCCGGTGTTGTTATACTCGTTAACCCTAAATTGGCAATATCGAAGAATTCATCTTTTGATGGAATCATTGAGGCATTCAGGCCAATTGTAATATCAAATCCCAGTTTTTTATGAGCTTTAGCGGTATGATACCACCCACTGTTCATTCCATAAATTAACCCTTTCATCGCAGGATTAATATAGCTATTTGTTAGTTTGTTTGCATCATCTCTGGCTGCAAGTAAAATACTTTCTAGTTCTTGTGAACGAGATATGTGTGTTACTAATAATAGTAAACATAATAAGGTTAACTTTTTCATTCTTTTGTCAATTTTGGTTAAAACAAAAGTATAAAAAAAACGACACAAAGCAACTTTTAGTCGAAAAAAATTACTTTTAATCGACTTATTTGGTTGAAACATTAAAATAATGTAGAAATTTACTACATAATTATTTTGTTTAAACTAAAAATTTTTAATCTTTTTAAAAATGTTTTAGAGGGTTAATTATTATTAAGGTTAAAATAACTAACAACATTGTTATACCAAATGTTCTGAGTCATTTTTCCCAAAAAAGAATGCCTTTTGGCACCAATCCTTTCTTTATATCTTCTGCAATCAAATCGCATAAAATACGTCTAAAATATTCGTGCCTTGGAAATAACCAGAATTAGTTTTTCGATAGGTATAATCTGCTTCGGTACTTGCACTTACAATTCTAGATAACCCTAAAATTGATATTGGAGAATCATCAGGGTGTAGACACATCAATAATTATTGTTTTCTGCTACCGGTAATATCTTTAATATATCTATGCTCTATTTTATTTATAAGTGCTAAAATTCTCCACCCAATTTGGTTTCAAAATACGTCCTGGTTCTTTTGTGTTTTCTGGGGAAAAGTAATCAAAGTAATAAATCTCTTTTGACTTATAAATTTTTAGAATTGTTTTTAATCGTTTTTGAAAATTCTCAAAAGATTTGTTACTTTTCTTTGTCCACCCTGCCTCAGCTAAAGCAGAAATTCTTGGATACAGCATAAAATCGAATCTTTTTTCTGTATTAATTTGTTCTGTCCATAAGTTTGCTTGAATTCCCAAAATTCCAGAATTTTCTAAATCAATAGTATTTGACGAGTCAGGAAAATTATACACGTCATCTAACGGACAAAAACCATCCCACCTTCGTCCAATACTATGACTATCATCCTGTACAAAATCAAAATATAGAGGCTTTCTTGGGCATAAAATCATTTTATAATTATTTTTCAAGCCTTTTTCTAAAATCTGTGGTTTATCATGTCTCCACCACATAGCAACAGTACTCTCATTATTCATATTATTTTCTACAACTTCATCCCACCCCATAACTTTTTTATTTAAGGAAAGAATTGTATCTCGTATTCTATTAATAAAATAAGTTTCTACTTCTTTAATCTTCTTTAATTTCTCTTTTTTCATTAAAGCAATAACTTCCTTGTCTTTTACCCAATGCTGATTACCAAAACTAACTTCATCTCCCCCTATATGAATATATTTTGAAGGAAATAGAGTAGTAACTTCTTTAAGGATTTCTGTTAAAAAAGCATATGTAGATTCTTTAGCTGGATGAAAAGTAAAATGAGGGTTCTTTTCGGTACCTCCTCCAGAAAATTCAGGATATGCTCTCATTACTGCTGACGCATGACCTGGTACATCTATTTCTGGAATGACTTCAATATTTCTTTGAGAAGCAAAGTGAATAATTTCTTTAATATCTTCTTGTGTATAGAACTGAGCTTCTGTATTAGAGTTACTATAATTACCTATGGCGCCAATACTAGTTAATTTAGGGTATTTTTTAATTTCTATTCTCCAACCAGGTGCATCTGTAAGATGCCAATGAAATTTATTTAATTTTTGCAAAGACATCAACTCCAACAGTTGCTTAATCTTTTCTTTGCCAAAAAAATGTCTTGATTCATCTACCATGACACCTCTCCATACATAGCGAGGCGAATCTTCAATTTGAACATTAGGAATATCAATTTCGTTGGTAGTTCCTTCCTTTAAATTATCTATGTCTAATAATTGCCTTAAAGATTGCAAGCCATTAAAAACGCCTTTTCCAGAACCTCCTATAATACGTATTGATTCTTCAGTAATAGATAAACTATAAGCTTCATCAGAAGTCATATTGTTATCAATATCTATTGCTATATAATTTGTTTTTAAATCTAATTCTGTTTTTATTTCTAAACTAAAACCTAAATGCTTTTGAATTAAGCCTATGAATACTGAGCTCTTAGTTTTTAATTCCTGTAAGTTTTTATGAATGACAAATTTTGTGTTCTTATTCAAGAAAAATCGCCCCTCTTTTATCTCTAACTTCTGAGGGTATGGTATTATTGAATACATATCTATAGTATTCTTAGCATCTTTTTTGCAAGCCGTAAACACAGATAAAAACGACAAAAATATTAAAAGGCGAATGTTATTATAAATCATAAACGTTTTATGTATCTTAATAAAAGGTATTAAACCCGAAATCTCGCTAGATACCGAAGCAAGTTCAGCACATGAAGTGGGATTAGTTCAACTAGCTGTTTTGAATGCATTGCTTCGCAACTTTTCAAAACAGAGTTTTCCTGCCACGCAATAAGCGTGGACTAATAAGAATAACTCTCTTTCCAATATTGGATTTCTTCATTATGCATGGCATCTAAGGATAGCTGCACTGCAACAGCCGTATTTGCTCCTGTATAAATATTTGAAACAGGCATTTTATTATCTAAAATAGAGTTCCTAAAATCTACTAAGGCTTGTTTGCTTGGATCTATGTGAGATATATTTATAGGAATTCCTTTCCCTTGTAAATGAGTATTTGCCGTAGCACCAGATACACCATCTACATCGGTAAATTCCTTCTTATAACCATTTTCATAATAAATCCACGCCTTAGTATAATCTAGCAAAATTGTTCCTTTACTACCATGGACTTTTATTTGATAATCTCCTAATGCATTGTTTGTTAAACACGTAAATTTTGCTTTCACACCGCTCGGGTATTCAAATAATAAATGGATATTGTCAAAAGTCTCTCGTCCATCTTTCCAAAAGTCAATACCTCCTGTACCCATAATTTTTTTAGGATTTTCGCCTAAAACCCAATTCACAAAATCTATTTGATGGGAACATAATTCTGCTGCCATTCCACCAGAATATTCTTTATACATTCTCCAATTTATAGCGCGCTCTAAAGATAGCTCTGGTACTGGTCTCCGCCAATTACCATTTCTATTCCATTGGCATTCAAAAGATGTTATTTGCCCCAACTCACCTTTTTTAATAAACTCTACAACATGTTTATAAAGCTTTGAACTATGATATTGATGACCTGTTTGGAAAATTGTTTTAGTATTAGATGTTTTTTTTACCAAATCATCTATTCCGACTAAGCCTTTAGCCATTGTTTTTTCACAATATACATGCTTACCTGCATCTATAGCATCTATGGCTATGGCTGCATGGGTATTAAAAGGTGTGGCTATTAATACGGCATCAATGTCTTTATTGCTTAGCAGTTCCTCATAATTAGTATATGCTTTTGCTTTGTTTTGGGTTCTTGAAAGCCCATTTTCTAATCGAAAAGGCAGTACATCACAAACGGCAGAAACGTTAATTCCTTCAATAGTATTTAGTATAGGTATAAGTCCACCTCCCCTATCTCCAGTTCCTATAATGCCTACATGAATCATGTTACTGCTACCAATATTTTTGGACATAGCTTGTAAAACAGGTACGCTAGCAACAATTCCAGCAGATACGAGACCGCCTTTAGTTAAAAATTCTCTTCGCTTCATTTTTTATTTATAACTTAGGTTCCCAACCTTGTTGATAGTCTCTTTTCCAATGCGTCATTGCTTTATCATTATTCAAAACTTTACCCGTTTTAGAATCTATTTTTAAAGTTTCTCCTACATCCTGAGCCATATTACCTAAATGGCATAACATCGTTGAAATACTAGCATCTTGAATATCAGAATTCAAATTTTTATCTTT from Flavivirga spongiicola encodes:
- the ftsH gene encoding ATP-dependent zinc metalloprotease FtsH translates to MANDKKNIKDKKPKFSPYWIYGILIAVFLGFQLFSNGSYQDGNMTTPSDFFRFLEDGDVEKVDIVKNTRVAKVYLTKDAETKEVHKNSKPTTLIPSATKLPNYKFEFGDLQNFENRLNDLTKDLTVKPIVTFDTETNDWGNLLMGILPFILLIGVWIFIMRRMSGGAGGGGGGQIFNIGKSKAKLFDQNTEVKTTFKDVAGLEGAKEEVQEIVDFLKFPEKYTTLGGKIPKGALLVGPPGTGKTLLARAVAGEAKVPFFSLSGSDFVEMFVGVGASRVRDLFKQAKEKSPSIIFIDEIDAIGRARGKNAMSGSNDERENTLNQLLTEMDGFGTNTNVIVIAATNRADILDKALMRAGRFDRQIFVDLPDIRERKEIFEVHLRPLKKAKDLDTDFLSKQTPGFSGADIANVCNEAALIAARNGKKAVDKQDFLDAVDRIIGGLEKKNKIITPSEKKAVAYHEAGHATVSWMLEHAAPLVKVTIVPRGRSLGAAWYLPEERLIVRPEQMLDEMCAALGGRAAEKVIFDKISTGALSDLEKVTKQARAMVTIYGLSDKIGNLTYYDSGQSEYGFTKPYSEQTAELIDKEISDIIEKQYQRAIKLLEDNKDKLTDLAEVLLEKEVIFKDNLEKIFGKRAFEKEERENLDK
- a CDS encoding LUD domain-containing protein → MSLFRKIFGSKSERSGEELKSDDRGKYMPEIKLPIDERFTINFKANGGKFLYCENLNEIFFNLEHIIEENNWKKKKTLLFDENLKDKFINSNLKSTNKISEATFFLTTCENLIANDGSLLISSKQIFEKKLPELPVNFIVFATTSQIVENIGEGLRGIKSKNRQKIPTNITTIKHFKSGDEKDFLSYGSSAKNLYLLLLEDL
- a CDS encoding phosphatidate cytidylyltransferase, translating into MKEILIRSLSGLLYVSLLIICLNYEQLLIALFFVFGLVCMGEFKKLIQLKSYIPYLIFIILYAVFGYWQSVLNTDTGLDEATQILMVLTIFVELFLIKDLFSEKTIPLFASKRFILTTFYLSSAFVFLILIVNYHKNYDPSILLGSFILVWVNDSFAYLVGKNFGKQKLFEKISPKKTVEGFLGGLFFSCVASYFIATFTELLGFTSWLILSIIISVFGTLGDLIESKFKRQANVKDSGVIMPGHGGLLDRLDSIIFAAPFIYLFLRILQYVS
- a CDS encoding phosphatidylserine decarboxylase family protein gives rise to the protein MFHKEGHKIILITFIFIIASFLLVDNFIEIEWLRALILIALLVFLILILQFFRNPKRNTLPNDKQVVSPVDGKVVVIEEVFEKEYFKEKRLQVSVFMSPINVHVTRYPIGGSVIFSKYHPGKYLVAWHPKASEENERSTVVVENETYGKVLYRQIAGALAKRIVNYAKLNDKAIQGADSGFIKFGSRVDLYLPLDTKVKVQLNQKVRGGESVIAEV
- a CDS encoding acyl-CoA-binding protein — translated: MTDKDLDIEFQNAVNRVNAYTEPFPADTLLKLYAYYKKATNDYGRPKSKKPIINAFKTNALFQAKNISEDEAKRMYIDLVNNYFLYRK